The following proteins are co-located in the Conyzicola lurida genome:
- the fliO gene encoding flagellar biosynthetic protein FliO yields METVVVGLRVALSLGVVLALLWFLHRRITRGAKQRGPAAAIAVLGKQAVGQKASVVVVDADGMRFVLGVTENNVTVLHSAESPEAVAPVVTPAAAFADVLTAVPSATVTNLKPTAAASTAKDLEAALVKPGALNGSILSPATWRQAASALGRFR; encoded by the coding sequence ATGGAGACCGTGGTCGTCGGGCTGCGCGTCGCCCTGTCGCTCGGCGTCGTCCTCGCCCTGCTCTGGTTTCTGCACCGCCGCATCACGCGCGGAGCGAAGCAGCGCGGTCCGGCGGCGGCGATCGCCGTGCTGGGCAAGCAGGCCGTCGGCCAGAAGGCCTCGGTCGTCGTCGTGGACGCCGACGGGATGCGCTTCGTCCTCGGCGTGACCGAGAACAACGTCACCGTCCTGCACTCGGCCGAATCGCCCGAAGCCGTGGCACCGGTCGTGACCCCCGCCGCCGCCTTCGCCGACGTCCTGACCGCGGTGCCGAGCGCGACGGTCACCAACCTGAAGCCCACAGCCGCCGCGTCGACCGCGAAAGACCTCGAGGCCGCGCTGGTGAAGCCGGGCGCCCTGAACGGCTCGATCCTCTCCCCGGCCACCTGGCGCCAGGCGGCTTCCGCGCTCGGCCGTTTCCGGTGA
- a CDS encoding flagellar biosynthetic protein FliR, which produces MELSLDLQWIEAVMLAGVRMVAFVVIAPPFSTNAIPLRIKGMLALGLSLAVAPIVTPGYVSPDTGGFIVALLLELVVGALLGFLVMLVFSAIQSAGNLIDLFGGFTLAQGFDPQLQVNGAQFTRLFQMAALALLFASGGYQLVIGGLARTFDAIPIGGGIDLAEPLAAITSATGQMLVSALQIAGPLIVVLFLADAGLGLLTRVAPALNAFALGFPVKILLTLILVPLLFVALPEIVGSVTKSAMDLVMGVS; this is translated from the coding sequence GTGGAACTCTCCCTCGACCTGCAGTGGATCGAAGCGGTCATGCTCGCCGGCGTGCGCATGGTCGCCTTCGTCGTGATCGCCCCGCCGTTCTCCACCAACGCCATCCCGCTGCGGATCAAGGGCATGCTCGCGCTCGGCCTCTCGCTCGCCGTCGCCCCCATCGTCACCCCCGGCTACGTCTCGCCCGACACCGGGGGATTCATCGTCGCGCTGCTGCTCGAACTCGTCGTCGGCGCGCTGCTCGGATTCCTCGTGATGCTCGTATTCTCCGCCATCCAGTCGGCCGGAAACCTGATCGACCTCTTCGGCGGGTTCACCCTCGCCCAGGGCTTCGACCCGCAGCTGCAGGTCAACGGCGCCCAGTTCACGCGCCTGTTCCAGATGGCGGCGCTCGCCCTGCTCTTCGCCTCGGGCGGCTACCAGCTGGTGATCGGCGGCCTGGCCCGCACCTTCGACGCGATCCCGATCGGCGGAGGCATCGACCTTGCCGAGCCGCTCGCCGCCATCACGAGCGCGACCGGCCAGATGCTCGTCTCGGCGCTGCAGATCGCCGGCCCCCTCATCGTCGTCCTTTTTCTTGCGGATGCCGGTCTGGGACTGCTGACGCGCGTGGCCCCCGCACTCAACGCCTTCGCCCTCGGATTCCCGGTCAAGATCCTGCTGACCCTCATCCTCGTGCCGCTGCTCTTCGTCGCCCTCCCCGAGATCGTGGGGTCGGTCACAAAGTCGGCGATGGACCTCGTGATGGGGGTGAGTTGA
- a CDS encoding motility protein A, translated as MDPATIIGLLLAFGALFAMITLEGANVASVLLPAPMILVFFATIAVGIAGGTIKDAIAGFKSLPSAFIGKTSKPQDTIDQLVSLAEKARSDGLLSLEQEADSIDDPFLKGALQNVADGTDGEELRILLEDELATKAKSSRNAAKFFTTMGGYAPTVGIIGTVVSLTHVLENLSVPEELGHMIAAAFVATLWGLLSANFIWLPIGSRLRRLSDLDVERMTLTMEGVLAIQAGSQPRLLGERLRAMVPADQLAKAA; from the coding sequence ATGGATCCCGCAACAATAATCGGCCTACTGCTGGCCTTCGGTGCCCTCTTCGCGATGATCACCCTCGAGGGGGCGAACGTCGCCTCGGTGCTGCTGCCGGCCCCGATGATCCTCGTCTTCTTCGCCACCATCGCCGTCGGCATCGCCGGCGGAACCATCAAGGACGCGATCGCCGGATTCAAGTCGCTCCCCAGCGCATTCATCGGCAAGACGTCGAAGCCGCAGGACACGATCGACCAGCTGGTCTCGCTCGCCGAGAAGGCGCGCAGCGACGGACTGCTCTCGCTCGAGCAGGAAGCCGACTCCATCGACGACCCGTTCCTCAAGGGAGCACTGCAGAACGTCGCCGACGGCACCGACGGCGAGGAACTGCGCATCCTGCTCGAGGACGAGCTCGCCACCAAGGCGAAGTCATCCCGCAACGCGGCCAAGTTCTTCACGACGATGGGCGGCTACGCGCCGACCGTCGGCATCATCGGCACCGTCGTCTCGCTCACCCACGTGCTCGAGAACCTCTCGGTGCCGGAGGAGCTCGGCCACATGATCGCGGCCGCGTTCGTCGCTACCCTGTGGGGACTGCTCTCCGCCAACTTCATCTGGCTGCCGATCGGCTCCCGGCTCCGCCGCCTCTCCGACCTCGACGTCGAACGCATGACGCTCACCATGGAGGGCGTGCTCGCGATCCAGGCCGGCAGCCAGCCCCGCCTCCTCGGCGAACGACTGCGGGCCATGGTGCCCGCCGACCAGCTGGCTAAAGCAGCATGA
- the fliQ gene encoding flagellar biosynthesis protein FliQ: MDTNAVLDIGLQACVIGAKLCAPILIVALVVGFAISLLQSITQIQEVTLSFVPKLVAVALALLVSGHWMISEMVTFTNDLFARIPGLLGGG; the protein is encoded by the coding sequence ATGGACACCAACGCGGTACTCGACATCGGCCTGCAGGCGTGCGTCATCGGCGCCAAGCTCTGCGCGCCCATCCTCATCGTCGCGCTCGTCGTCGGCTTCGCGATCTCGCTGCTGCAGTCGATCACGCAGATCCAGGAGGTCACGCTTTCCTTCGTGCCGAAGCTGGTCGCGGTGGCGCTCGCGCTGCTCGTCTCCGGCCACTGGATGATCTCCGAGATGGTCACCTTCACCAACGACCTCTTCGCCCGCATACCCGGACTGCTCGGGGGAGGCTGA
- the fliP gene encoding flagellar type III secretion system pore protein FliP (The bacterial flagellar biogenesis protein FliP forms a type III secretion system (T3SS)-type pore required for flagellar assembly.), whose protein sequence is MRLGIAALFLLVVVTAFVLLTPGQAHAVPIDPTAPVDPVDPEGGLSIDINGPNDGPSSAIVTLLGITLLSVAPALLLMMTSFTKIFVVLAMTRNALGLPSIPPNQVLAGLALFLSLFIMAPVLTDINEVAVQPYLNGDMTFVQVVDAASAPLRAFMLSNTREEDLALMTRVSGAENPDSPDDVPMLTLIPSFMISELRAAFIIGFVIFVPFLVIDLVVSSALMSMGMMMLPPVMISLPFKILLFVLVDGWALIITSLVSSYQGGG, encoded by the coding sequence ATGCGCCTCGGCATCGCCGCGCTGTTCCTGCTCGTCGTCGTCACGGCGTTCGTGCTGCTCACCCCCGGCCAGGCGCACGCCGTGCCGATCGACCCCACCGCGCCCGTCGACCCGGTCGACCCCGAGGGCGGACTGTCGATCGACATCAACGGTCCGAACGACGGCCCGTCGTCGGCCATCGTCACGCTGCTCGGCATCACACTGCTCTCGGTGGCACCGGCCCTGCTGCTGATGATGACGAGCTTCACGAAGATCTTCGTGGTGCTGGCGATGACCCGCAACGCCCTCGGCCTGCCGTCGATCCCGCCGAACCAAGTGCTCGCGGGCCTCGCGCTCTTCCTGTCGCTGTTCATCATGGCGCCGGTGCTCACCGACATCAACGAGGTGGCCGTTCAGCCCTATCTGAACGGGGACATGACCTTCGTGCAGGTGGTGGACGCGGCATCCGCCCCTCTTCGGGCCTTTATGCTCTCGAACACCCGCGAGGAAGACCTCGCCCTGATGACCCGCGTCTCGGGCGCGGAGAACCCCGACAGCCCCGACGACGTACCGATGCTCACGCTGATCCCGTCGTTCATGATCTCCGAGCTGCGCGCCGCCTTCATCATCGGGTTCGTCATCTTCGTGCCGTTCCTCGTGATCGACCTCGTCGTCTCGTCGGCGCTGATGTCGATGGGCATGATGATGCTGCCGCCCGTCATGATCTCGCTGCCGTTCAAGATCCTGCTGTTCGTGCTCGTCGACGGCTGGGCGCTCATCATCACCTCGCTGGTCTCCAGCTACCAGGGCGGCGGCTGA
- the fliN gene encoding flagellar motor switch protein FliN — MNNLAPSLTTSLSEATASAEALTRLLPTTVALSPVLSSAADAPLALQRSSVVASYVGEFSADVALALVEPDSLVSAASPTGAAVALADILRPSFEAATGILGTGVLGDTRADDASALFADAATVVFALSNAGVVAGWYAIRIRTSNVVAGGRPLGNDEIVGKLGRINNVEMSLTVEIGRTRISVRDVLGLEPGAVIELDRSAGAPADVLLNGRLIAHGEIVVIDQDYAVRITKILDVIESLS, encoded by the coding sequence GTGAACAACCTTGCCCCCAGCCTCACGACGTCGCTCAGCGAGGCGACCGCGTCCGCCGAGGCGCTCACCCGCCTCCTGCCGACCACCGTCGCCCTGAGCCCCGTGCTCTCGAGCGCCGCCGACGCCCCTCTCGCCCTGCAGCGCTCCTCCGTCGTCGCCTCCTACGTCGGCGAGTTCTCCGCCGATGTCGCGCTCGCCCTCGTCGAGCCGGACTCCCTCGTCTCCGCGGCATCGCCCACCGGCGCGGCCGTCGCGCTCGCCGACATCCTCCGCCCCTCGTTCGAGGCCGCCACCGGCATTCTCGGCACCGGCGTCCTCGGGGACACCCGGGCCGACGACGCGAGTGCCCTATTCGCGGATGCCGCAACCGTCGTCTTCGCCCTCTCCAACGCCGGCGTGGTCGCCGGGTGGTACGCCATCCGGATCCGTACGAGCAACGTCGTCGCCGGCGGCCGGCCCCTCGGCAACGACGAGATCGTCGGCAAGCTCGGCCGCATCAACAACGTCGAGATGTCGCTGACGGTCGAGATCGGCCGCACCCGCATCTCCGTGCGCGACGTGCTCGGACTCGAGCCCGGCGCCGTCATCGAACTCGACCGTTCCGCCGGCGCCCCCGCCGACGTGCTGCTCAACGGCCGCCTCATCGCCCACGGCGAGATCGTCGTGATCGACCAGGACTACGCGGTCCGCATCACGAAGATCCTCGACGTGATCGAGAGCCTCAGCTAG
- a CDS encoding flagellar motor switch protein FliM: MTVQEHIAVGAPAKAAPAVELYDFRRPTTLAREHSRVLELAFETFARQWGTQLTASVRIVSQVSCEQVVMQTYDEYASGLPSTTAMVLCTLGSTDAKAVIQVPAAAALGWVTYMLGGIRPKPVAERKFTQIEQALVRRLFEDALEDLRYSFGSLFVTPIAVDSIQYNSQFAQAAATADLMIVASFVIRVGDTSTTATLAVPAEVLLPQLGEANPTSTAVDAHDLITAQLGGVPVEIALRLTPAKVTPSKILGLAVGDILPIPHPQHRPFELAVDGQVLARGAAGANGARLACVVVSTGATNPDFNSEEI; this comes from the coding sequence GTGACTGTCCAGGAACACATCGCCGTTGGCGCGCCCGCGAAAGCCGCCCCGGCCGTCGAGCTGTACGACTTCCGCCGACCGACAACCCTCGCCCGTGAACACTCGCGCGTGCTCGAGCTCGCGTTCGAGACCTTCGCCCGCCAGTGGGGCACCCAGCTGACCGCGAGCGTGCGCATCGTCTCGCAGGTCAGTTGCGAGCAGGTCGTCATGCAGACCTACGACGAGTACGCGTCGGGACTGCCGTCGACGACCGCCATGGTGCTGTGCACCCTCGGTTCCACCGATGCCAAGGCCGTCATCCAGGTGCCCGCGGCCGCCGCCCTGGGGTGGGTCACCTACATGCTCGGCGGCATCCGCCCCAAGCCCGTGGCCGAGCGCAAATTCACCCAGATCGAGCAGGCGCTCGTGCGACGCCTCTTCGAAGACGCGCTCGAAGACCTCCGCTACTCCTTCGGCTCACTGTTCGTCACGCCGATCGCCGTCGACTCGATCCAGTACAACTCGCAGTTCGCTCAGGCCGCGGCCACGGCCGACCTGATGATCGTCGCGTCGTTCGTCATCCGCGTCGGCGACACCTCCACCACCGCGACCCTCGCCGTTCCCGCCGAAGTGCTCCTCCCGCAGCTGGGCGAGGCCAACCCCACGAGCACCGCCGTCGACGCTCACGACCTCATCACCGCCCAGCTCGGCGGCGTGCCCGTCGAGATCGCGCTGCGCCTCACGCCGGCGAAGGTCACGCCGAGCAAGATCCTCGGCCTCGCGGTCGGCGACATCCTGCCGATCCCGCACCCCCAACACCGCCCGTTCGAGCTCGCCGTCGACGGCCAGGTGCTCGCCCGCGGCGCGGCCGGGGCCAACGGCGCCCGACTCGCCTGCGTCGTCGTCAGCACCGGCGCCACGAACCCTGACTTCAACTCCGAGGAGATCTAA
- a CDS encoding OmpA/MotB family protein: MSTPRKRRGLEEEHVEHVDERWMASYMDMVTVLMCMFIVLFAMSTVDQEKFEQLRNSLATGFGQTEVGALDTASGVVVPATQLDSEGEVVDLPVTELDLAETEVDKLEALKEQIRANLQTQGLEQTVDFKIDDRGLTIRLIGSETFFSPNSIELAGVAPAVLDSTAPVLATTNYQIAIEGHADVRAPGAPYATNWELSSGRATAVLRRLVEHGGIGGERVGAIGYGSARPIATGMTEADLAANRRVDIVVISDQPESVRALIPEVLESYLEVSSADAAEPEKSESAEPEKAEKTEDSGH; encoded by the coding sequence ATGAGCACGCCGCGAAAGCGGAGAGGGCTCGAAGAAGAACACGTCGAGCACGTCGACGAACGCTGGATGGCCTCCTATATGGACATGGTCACCGTGCTCATGTGTATGTTCATCGTGCTGTTCGCTATGTCGACCGTCGACCAGGAGAAGTTCGAGCAGCTACGCAACTCGCTCGCGACCGGCTTCGGCCAGACCGAGGTCGGCGCGCTCGACACGGCGTCCGGAGTCGTCGTGCCGGCGACCCAGCTCGACTCGGAGGGCGAGGTCGTCGACCTGCCCGTGACCGAACTCGACCTGGCCGAGACCGAGGTCGACAAACTCGAGGCGCTGAAGGAACAGATCCGCGCGAACCTGCAGACGCAGGGACTCGAGCAGACCGTCGACTTCAAGATCGACGATCGCGGCCTGACGATCCGTCTCATCGGCTCCGAGACCTTTTTCAGCCCGAACAGTATCGAGCTCGCCGGCGTCGCCCCCGCGGTGCTCGACTCGACGGCGCCCGTGCTGGCGACCACGAACTACCAGATCGCGATCGAGGGCCACGCCGACGTTCGGGCGCCCGGTGCCCCGTACGCCACCAACTGGGAACTCTCGTCGGGCCGCGCGACGGCCGTGCTGCGCCGCCTCGTCGAACACGGCGGAATCGGCGGCGAGCGCGTCGGGGCCATCGGCTACGGCTCGGCCCGCCCCATCGCCACGGGCATGACCGAAGCCGACCTGGCTGCCAACCGCCGCGTCGACATCGTCGTGATCTCCGACCAGCCCGAGTCGGTGCGCGCGCTCATCCCCGAGGTTCTGGAGAGCTACCTCGAGGTGTCGAGCGCCGACGCCGCCGAGCCGGAGAAATCGGAGAGCGCGGAACCCGAGAAAGCCGAGAAGACCGAGGATTCCGGACACTAG
- a CDS encoding EscU/YscU/HrcU family type III secretion system export apparatus switch protein, which produces MADDAGEKTEQATEKRMKEVREKGQLSRSQDLTAWVGVGAVAVMIPVTIELGTAQTTDQMFTIGSIMENPSLEGAVQALDNGMGSILGMLTPMIVVVTVAVLAAAAIQGGIHFKKFSGKFEQFDLVKGLGRTFGGQALWNGVKAFTKTGVVGLVLFAVIQSLMPVLSTAGGLPLTALISAATGGTSALIQSAVLAGLILAFADVFVVMRRNRKKTRMSKKEIKDESKSSEGDPMIRSQRRARQLAMSRNRMMTAIADADVVLVNPTHFAVALKYEPGKSAPRVVAKGAGEVAARIREQAETDSVPIVRDIPLTRALHKACELGQEIPVELYTAVAQVLAFVMALKARGAAQGVHTMSTPTAAPTPLASQLTTGGH; this is translated from the coding sequence ATGGCGGATGACGCCGGAGAAAAGACCGAGCAAGCCACCGAGAAGCGCATGAAAGAGGTGCGCGAAAAGGGCCAGCTCTCCCGCTCGCAGGACCTCACCGCGTGGGTCGGCGTCGGCGCCGTCGCCGTGATGATCCCCGTCACGATCGAACTCGGCACCGCGCAGACCACCGACCAGATGTTCACCATCGGGTCGATCATGGAGAACCCGAGCCTCGAGGGCGCCGTGCAGGCGCTCGACAACGGCATGGGATCGATCCTCGGCATGCTCACCCCGATGATCGTGGTGGTGACGGTCGCGGTGCTGGCCGCGGCGGCGATCCAGGGCGGCATCCATTTCAAGAAGTTCTCGGGCAAATTCGAGCAGTTCGACCTGGTCAAGGGACTCGGGCGCACGTTCGGCGGCCAGGCGCTGTGGAACGGAGTGAAGGCGTTCACCAAGACCGGCGTCGTCGGGCTCGTGCTGTTCGCGGTTATCCAGAGCCTGATGCCCGTGCTCTCCACCGCCGGCGGCCTGCCGCTGACCGCGCTGATCAGTGCCGCGACCGGCGGCACGTCGGCGCTCATCCAGTCGGCCGTGCTCGCCGGCCTCATCCTCGCCTTCGCCGACGTGTTCGTGGTTATGCGCCGTAACCGCAAGAAGACGCGCATGTCGAAGAAGGAAATCAAGGACGAGAGCAAGAGCTCCGAGGGCGACCCGATGATCCGGTCGCAGCGGCGCGCCCGCCAGCTCGCGATGAGCCGCAACCGCATGATGACCGCGATCGCCGACGCCGACGTCGTGCTGGTCAACCCCACCCACTTCGCCGTCGCGCTCAAGTACGAGCCGGGCAAGTCGGCGCCGCGCGTCGTCGCGAAGGGTGCCGGCGAGGTCGCCGCGAGAATCCGCGAGCAGGCCGAGACCGACAGCGTGCCGATCGTGCGCGACATCCCGCTCACCCGTGCCCTGCACAAAGCCTGCGAGCTCGGCCAGGAGATCCCGGTCGAGCTGTACACCGCCGTCGCGCAGGTGCTCGCCTTCGTGATGGCCCTCAAAGCCCGCGGCGCCGCGCAGGGAGTGCACACAATGAGCACCCCGACCGCTGCGCCCACCCCGCTCGCTTCTCAGCTGACAACAGGAGGTCACTGA